One Cucumis sativus cultivar 9930 chromosome 1, Cucumber_9930_V3, whole genome shotgun sequence DNA segment encodes these proteins:
- the LOC101214740 gene encoding ubiquinol oxidase 4, chloroplastic/chromoplastic: protein MSIALSSSSSPLFAFSSVELKPINTKNLASFRIPTSFSARPLISRKSCRVMATVLKEDEEKVVLEESFPPKASPIQDGEGGSGQGPESSSSNGFDKWIVKLEQSVNVLLTDSVIKILDAFYHDRHYARFFVLETIARVPYFAFVSVLHMYESFGWWRRADYLKVHFAESWNEMHHLLIMEELGGNDWWFDRFLAQHIAVAYYFMTVFMYMISPRMAYHFSECVESHAFSTYDKFLKAEGEELKKQPAPEVAVKYYTEGDLYLFDEFQTSRAPKSRRPKIESLYDVFMNIRDDEAEHCKTMRACQSHGNLRSPHSYSESCPEEDEPLCNLAEADCEGIVDCIKKSITSSPPVKQKL from the exons ATGTCAATCgctctctcttcttcctcttcgcCACTTTTTGCTTTCTCCTCCGTCGAATTGAAGCCAATCAACACCAAGAATCTTGCCTCCTTCAGAATACCCACTTCCTTCTCTGCACGCCCTTTAATTTCCAG AAAATCATGTCGGGTTATGGCAACTGTTCTAAAGGAAGATGAGGAAAAAGTGGTTTTGGAGGAATCATTCCCTCCCAAGGCTTCTCCTATTCAAGACGGGGAAGGAGGAAGTGGCCAAGGACCAGAAAGTTCATCATCTAATGGCTTTGATAAATGGATCGTTAAGCTTGAACAATCTGTTAATGTTCTTCTCACG GATTCGGTAATCAAAATTCTTGATGCATTTTACCACGATAGACACTACGCAAGGTTCTTTGTGTTGGAAACTATTGCAAGGGTTCCCTATTTTG CGTTTGTGTCAGTTCTGCATATGTACGAAAGTTTTGGTTGGTGGAGAAGAGCTGATTATCTGAAAGTTCATTTTGCTGAGAGCTGGAATGAGATGCATCACTTGCTGATCATGGAG GAACTGGGGGGCAACGATTGGTGGTTTGACCGTTTTCTTGCTCAACATATTGCTGTTGCTTATTACTTCATGACAGTATTTATGTACATGATTAGCCCAAGAATGGCAT ATCACTTTTCTGAATGTGTTGAAAGCCATGCATTTTCAActtatgataaatttttaaaggCCGAAGGAG AGGAGTTAAAAAAACAGCCTGCTCCTGAGGTTGCCGTGAAGTATTACACTGAAGGAGATTTGTACTTATTTG ATGAATTTCAAACTTCGAGAGCTCCCAAATCACGAAGACCGAAAATag AAAGCTTGTACGACGTTTTCATGAACATCAGAGATGACGAAGCTGAGCATTGTAAGACGATGAGAGCCTGTCAATCACATGGGAATCTCCGGTCGCCACATTCTTATTCAGAGAGCTGTCCTGAAGAAGATGAGCCACTCTGCAACTTAGCTGAAGCAGATTGTGAAGGCATTGTAGACTGTATAAAGAAATCCATTACTTCTTCCCCACCTGTAAAGCAAAAGCTATGA